In Candidatus Liberibacter africanus PTSAPSY, the genomic stretch TCTACAGTAGATTTAAGATAATCTTGGTCCATACCATTTAACGGCGCTATTCCAAGATATTCCACATGCACCTTCGACACCCCTCTTTCCTCAATGTGAAGAATTTTTGCTGCCGCATTAGAGAGATCAATAAGTCGATTATTATGATATGGACCTCGATCATTGACACGCACAACAAGAGATATACCATTATCTAAATTAGTGACACGCACATAACTCGGCAAGGGAAGTGTCGGATGAGCCGCTGTAATATACTCTGTTCCATAAATTTCACCGTTAGCAGTTAAACGCCCATGAAATGCTTTTCCATACCAAGAAGCCATGCCAACTGCAGCATATGAAATATATTGTCGAGGGATATACGATCTCCCCCTAATTAGATAAGGCTTACCTAAATAATAATAACCTCCTCCTCTAGGTACTTTTTTACCAAAAACAATACGATTACTCGCACTTACGCCGTACGTACTTTCTGGAAAATATTCAAGATTATCACCTTTATAACTCGATGAAAAACATGAACTCATTCCTAAAACAGCAGTACAAACGATATTAATCCGCAAAAGACAATAAAAATTCAACCTTATCAATCGATTCTCACTTCATAAAATCCTTAATCTACAAATATCTTTATCATCATTTTCATCACATCAGCATATAAATACAAATAAAATTGAAGCTACTGTCCTAATAATAATATAGACAAAATAAACAATGCAGAAAAAAGCATAAACCATTACTTATTCAACAGAGCAATAATATTCAACAGAGCAATAATATAATAAACTTTGGTTTTATACTTATTTCTTTAATATTTTTCCACATATTTTCGAATCGATAAATTTTTTCCATATTGAATAAAACAATTATATACTAAGAACTAAATACTCATTAAATATCTTTAAAAAAAATCCTTTAGTATATAAAAATTTTTAGAGAAAGAATTAGAATCATATAAAACAAGAAGCGGGAGAATTATTACCCAAGAAGCACAAAAGATCAATGATGAAACCAGTAAAAACAGATTGATGCTATTTTACAAAAATAGGCATAAACTCGGGCGAGAGGAACGCAAGGAATGGGTCTTTAAGAGATTAGGATATTGCAAGCTCCCACAGGAACGATTGGTGGGGAATTATTACGGTTTCTATTGCCATTTAAATTAACGCCAATGTCTATAAGTAGGTCAGTTTTCTTTGATTTACCAAACACTTCAGCTCAATTAAATAACCTCGGATAAATAACCTCGGAGTTACGATAAATCCGACAGAAATACGAACAAGATTTTTGGCTACAACCGCAGTAGCAACTGTTTATGCTCATTTGATGAACGAGTTGGCGAGTGGAAGAGATCCTGATCATTTAATGCGGAAGGAAACGAATGAGTAAGGAAACGGCGTTACGTGCCATTAGTGGTTTGTTTCCTTTTTGAACGGAACAGCTTGTCCATGAGGAAGGAGTGCCGACATCAGTCGGATCAACCGCATCACATCTTATGACCCCTTATGGCTCCGTTCAAATACGGAGCTTTATCTTCCATAATCTTGAGCCTGTCATAATAATCTGGCAATTCAGATTCTTGCTTTTTGCTTTGCATCTTCCAATTTTTCTGTTCATCGTTAGCTTTTTGCTGTTCATATTTAGCTTCTTTCTTTGAATTTTCAGCTTCTTGCTTTACAGATTTTAATTTTTGCTGTTCATGTTTAGCTTCTTTCTTTGTAAGTTCAGCTTTTTTTGTTTTTTCTTTATACGTGCAACTGATTGATCTGCTGCGCCTTTAATGTGTTGCACAGCTTCATCCCCCCAAAAAATCACAACCTGACAACAG encodes the following:
- a CDS encoding septal ring lytic transglycosylase RlpA family protein, with protein sequence MIRLNFYCLLRINIVCTAVLGMSSCFSSSYKGDNLEYFPESTYGVSASNRIVFGKKVPRGGGYYYLGKPYLIRGRSYIPRQYISYAAVGMASWYGKAFHGRLTANGEIYGTEYITAAHPTLPLPSYVRVTNLDNGISLVVRVNDRGPYHNNRLIDLSNAAAKILHIEERGVSKVHVEYLGIAPLNGMDQDYLKSTVEVRTKAMVLPLGCKYREEIVKIPYFLTRSRIVNLSNCDDDSLRKQRDITLKNERKSNLIPVPGSYYSSKKPSTVPIPSRL